Proteins from a single region of Streptococcus mitis:
- the alaS gene encoding alanine--tRNA ligase: MKQLSSAQVRQMWLDFWATKGHSVEPSVSLVPVNDPTLLWINSGVATLKKYFDGTIIPENPRITNAQKAIRTNDIENVGKTARHHTMFEMLGNFSIGDYFRDEAITWAYELLTSPEWFDFPAEKLYMTYYPDDKDSYNRWIEVGVDPSHLIPIEDNFWEIGAGPSGPDTEIFFDRGEAFDPENIGLRLLAEDIENDRYIEIWNIVLSQFNADPAVPRSEYKELPHKNIDTGAGLERLVAVIQGAKTNFETDLFMPIIREVEKLSGKVYDQDGDNMSFKVIADHIRSLSFAIGDGALPGNEGRGYVLRRLLRRASMHGQKLGINEPFLYKLVPTVGKIMESYYPEVLEKRDFIEKIVKSEEESFARTLHSGQHFAQGIVADLKEKGQSVIAGSDVFKLYDTYGFPFELTEEIAEEAGMTVDREGFEAAMKEQQERARASAVKGGSMGMQNETLQNITVESVFNYNASQLSSKLVAIVADNAEVEAVSEGTASLIFAETPFYAEMGGQVADHGQILDESGKVVATVTNVQKAPNGQALHTVEVLAPLALNQEYTLAIDTNRRHRVMKNHTATHLLHAALHNILGNHATQAGSLNEVEFLRFDFTHFQAVTAEELGAIEQQVNEKIWEALEVKTVETDIDTAKEMGAMALFGEKYGKEVRVVTIGDYSIELCGGTHVGNTSEIGLFKIVKEEGIGSGTRRILAVTGKEAFEAYREQEDALKAVAATLKAPQLKEVPHKVEGLQEQLRQLQKENAELKEKAAAAAAGDIFKDVKEVNGHRYIASQVSVSDAGALRTFADNWKQKDYSDLLVLVAAIGDKVNVLVASKTKDLHAGNLVKELAPIVDGRGGGKPDMAMAGGSNQAKIQELLDAVAGKL, encoded by the coding sequence ATGAAACAACTATCTAGTGCACAAGTACGCCAAATGTGGCTTGATTTCTGGGCGACCAAAGGTCACTCAGTAGAACCATCAGTGAGCTTGGTTCCTGTAAATGATCCAACACTTTTGTGGATCAACTCTGGGGTAGCAACCCTTAAGAAATACTTTGACGGGACCATCATTCCTGAAAATCCACGTATTACCAATGCGCAAAAGGCTATCCGTACCAACGACATTGAAAACGTAGGGAAGACTGCACGTCACCATACCATGTTTGAAATGTTGGGGAACTTCTCAATCGGAGATTACTTCCGTGACGAAGCAATCACTTGGGCTTATGAGCTTTTGACCAGCCCTGAGTGGTTTGACTTCCCAGCTGAAAAACTTTACATGACCTACTATCCAGATGATAAAGATTCTTACAACCGCTGGATTGAAGTGGGAGTGGATCCAAGTCACTTGATTCCAATCGAGGACAACTTCTGGGAAATCGGTGCTGGACCTTCTGGACCAGATACAGAAATTTTCTTTGACCGTGGAGAAGCTTTTGACCCAGAAAATATCGGTCTTCGTCTCCTTGCAGAAGATATCGAAAACGACCGTTACATCGAAATCTGGAACATCGTTTTGTCACAATTTAACGCAGACCCTGCTGTTCCTCGTAGCGAGTACAAGGAATTACCACACAAGAACATTGATACGGGCGCTGGTTTGGAGCGTTTGGTGGCCGTTATCCAAGGGGCTAAGACAAACTTTGAGACAGACCTCTTTATGCCTATTATTCGTGAAGTGGAGAAATTGTCTGGTAAGGTTTATGACCAAGATGGCGACAACATGAGCTTTAAGGTCATCGCTGACCACATCCGTTCACTTTCATTTGCCATCGGGGATGGTGCCCTTCCAGGAAATGAGGGTCGTGGTTACGTCCTTCGTCGTCTGCTCCGTCGTGCCTCTATGCATGGTCAAAAATTGGGTATCAATGAGCCTTTCCTTTACAAACTCGTTCCAACTGTTGGAAAAATCATGGAAAGCTACTACCCAGAAGTGCTTGAAAAACGTGACTTTATCGAAAAAATCGTTAAGAGCGAGGAAGAGTCATTTGCGCGTACCCTTCACTCAGGTCAACACTTTGCCCAAGGCATTGTAGCAGACTTGAAAGAAAAAGGTCAATCTGTCATTGCTGGTTCAGATGTATTCAAACTTTATGACACTTATGGATTCCCATTTGAATTGACTGAAGAAATCGCTGAAGAAGCTGGTATGACTGTTGACCGTGAAGGATTTGAAGCAGCCATGAAAGAACAGCAAGAGCGAGCGCGTGCGTCAGCTGTTAAGGGGGGCTCAATGGGTATGCAAAATGAAACCCTTCAAAACATCACAGTGGAAAGTGTCTTCAACTACAATGCTAGCCAATTGTCTTCTAAATTGGTGGCTATCGTGGCTGACAATGCAGAAGTAGAAGCTGTGTCAGAAGGAACTGCCTCACTTATCTTTGCGGAAACGCCATTCTACGCTGAAATGGGTGGACAGGTAGCTGACCATGGACAAATCTTGGATGAGTCAGGTAAGGTTGTGGCTACTGTGACAAATGTTCAAAAAGCTCCAAATGGACAAGCCCTTCACACTGTTGAAGTCCTTGCACCACTTGCCTTGAATCAAGAATATACCTTAGCAATTGATACAAATCGTCGTCACCGTGTTATGAAAAACCACACTGCGACTCACTTGCTTCACGCTGCTCTTCACAACATCCTTGGAAACCACGCAACACAAGCAGGATCTCTTAACGAAGTTGAATTCCTTCGCTTTGACTTTACCCACTTCCAAGCAGTGACTGCTGAAGAATTGGGTGCAATTGAACAGCAAGTCAACGAAAAAATCTGGGAAGCTCTTGAAGTGAAGACAGTTGAAACAGATATTGACACTGCCAAGGAAATGGGTGCTATGGCCCTCTTTGGTGAGAAATACGGAAAAGAAGTCCGTGTTGTTACTATTGGTGACTACTCTATCGAGCTTTGTGGTGGTACCCACGTTGGTAACACTTCTGAGATTGGTCTCTTCAAGATCGTCAAAGAAGAAGGAATCGGATCAGGAACGCGTCGTATCTTGGCAGTGACTGGTAAGGAAGCCTTTGAAGCCTACCGTGAACAAGAAGACGCTCTTAAAGCTGTCGCAGCAACCCTTAAAGCACCTCAACTTAAAGAAGTTCCTCATAAGGTAGAAGGACTTCAAGAACAACTTCGTCAACTTCAAAAAGAAAATGCTGAGTTGAAAGAAAAAGCAGCAGCTGCAGCCGCAGGCGACATCTTCAAGGATGTTAAGGAAGTCAACGGTCACCGTTACATTGCTAGTCAAGTGTCTGTATCAGATGCAGGTGCCCTTCGTACTTTTGCGGACAATTGGAAACAAAAAGATTACTCTGACTTGCTTGTTCTAGTTGCAGCAATTGGGGACAAAGTCAATGTCCTTGTAGCAAGCAAGACAAAAGACCTTCATGCAGGAAACCTTGTCAAAGAATTGGCACCAATCGTCGATGGACGTGGTGGTGGTAAACCCGACATGGCTATGGCAGGAGGAAGCAACCAAGCTAAAATCCAAGAATTGTTGGATGCGGTAGCAGGTAAATTGTAA
- a CDS encoding alpha-amylase translates to MQNQTLMQYFEWYLPHDGQHWTHLAEDAQHLADLGISHVWMPPAFKATNEKDVGYGVYDLFDLGEFNQKGTVRTKYGFKEDYLQAIQALKAQGIQPMADVVLNHKAAADHMEAFQVIEVDPVDRTVELGEPFTINGWTSFTFDGRQDTYNDFHWHWYHFTGTDYDAKRRKSGIYLIQGDNKGWANEELVDNENGNYDYLMYADLDFKHPEVIQNIYDWADWFMETTGVAGFRLDAVKHIDSFFMRNFIRDMKEKYGEDFYVFGEFWNPDKEANLDYLEKTEERFDLVDVRLHQNLFEASQAGANYDLRGIFTDSLVELKPDKAVTFVDNHDTQRGQALESTVEEWFKPAAYALILLRQNGLPCVFYGDYYGISGKYAQEDFKEVLDRLLAIRKDLAYGEQTDYFDEANCVGWVRSGAENQSPIAVLISNDQENSKSMFVGQEWANQTFVDLLGNHQGQVTIDEEGYGQFPVSERSVSVWAANTI, encoded by the coding sequence ATGCAAAATCAAACACTCATGCAATACTTTGAATGGTATCTGCCCCACGACGGTCAGCACTGGACGCATCTAGCTGAAGATGCTCAACACCTAGCCGATCTCGGTATCAGCCATGTCTGGATGCCACCAGCTTTTAAGGCGACCAATGAAAAAGATGTCGGCTATGGGGTCTATGACTTATTCGACTTAGGAGAGTTTAACCAAAAAGGAACTGTCCGCACCAAGTATGGTTTTAAAGAAGACTATCTTCAAGCCATTCAAGCTCTAAAAGCACAGGGAATCCAACCAATGGCCGATGTGGTGCTCAATCACAAGGCTGCGGCCGATCACATGGAAGCCTTTCAAGTTATTGAAGTGGATCCTGTAGACCGTACAGTTGAACTTGGAGAACCCTTCACCATCAATGGCTGGACTAGCTTTACCTTCGATGGTCGCCAAGATACCTACAATGACTTCCACTGGCACTGGTACCACTTCACCGGTACAGACTACGATGCCAAACGCCGCAAGTCTGGCATTTATCTCATCCAAGGGGACAACAAGGGTTGGGCAAATGAGGAATTGGTCGATAATGAAAACGGTAACTATGACTACCTCATGTATGCCGACCTAGATTTTAAACATCCTGAAGTCATCCAAAATATCTATGACTGGGCTGACTGGTTCATGGAAACGACTGGTGTAGCTGGTTTCCGCTTGGATGCCGTCAAACACATTGATTCTTTCTTTATGCGCAATTTCATCCGCGATATGAAGGAAAAATACGGTGAGGATTTCTATGTGTTCGGTGAATTTTGGAACCCCGACAAGGAAGCCAATCTAGACTATCTTGAAAAAACGGAAGAACGCTTTGACCTTGTTGATGTTCGTCTCCACCAAAATCTCTTTGAAGCCAGTCAAGCTGGCGCAAACTATGACCTTCGTGGTATTTTCACAGATAGCTTGGTTGAACTCAAACCTGACAAGGCTGTAACCTTTGTCGACAACCACGATACCCAACGTGGTCAGGCTCTTGAGTCTACTGTTGAAGAATGGTTCAAGCCAGCAGCCTATGCCCTCATTCTATTACGTCAAAATGGACTGCCATGTGTCTTTTACGGAGACTACTATGGGATTTCAGGAAAATACGCTCAAGAAGATTTCAAAGAAGTTCTTGACCGCCTCCTAGCCATCCGAAAAGACTTGGCCTATGGAGAACAAACAGACTACTTTGATGAGGCTAACTGTGTCGGTTGGGTACGTTCAGGTGCTGAAAATCAATCCCCAATCGCAGTCTTAATCTCAAATGACCAAGAAAACAGCAAGTCAATGTTTGTCGGCCAAGAATGGGCTAACCAAACCTTTGTAGATTTACTTGGCAACCACCAAGGTCAAGTTACAATTGATGAAGAAGGTTATGGACAATTCCCAGTCTCAGAAAGATCTGTAAGTGTCTGGGCAGCCAATACAATCTAA
- a CDS encoding ABC transporter ATP-binding protein: MIEFQNVSKLYGDKEALSNLNLQIENGEIMGLIGHNGAGKSTTIKSLVSIILPSSGRILVDGQDLSENRLAIKRKIGYVADSPDLFLRLTANEFWELIASSYDLTSSDLEASLARLLSVFDFAENRYQVIETLSHGMRQKVFVIGALLSDPDIWVLDEPLTGLDPQAAFDLKQMMKEHAQKGKTVLFSTHVLEVAEQVCDRIAILKKGHLIYCGSVEDLRKDHPDQSLESIYLSLAGRKEEVSDASQGH, encoded by the coding sequence ATGATTGAATTTCAAAATGTTAGTAAGTTGTATGGTGATAAAGAGGCCTTGAGCAATCTCAATTTGCAGATTGAAAATGGGGAGATTATGGGCTTGATTGGCCATAATGGGGCTGGAAAATCGACTACTATAAAATCCCTAGTCAGTATCATTTTACCCAGTAGTGGTCGTATTTTGGTAGACGGTCAGGATTTATCGGAAAATCGATTGGCTATCAAACGAAAGATTGGCTACGTAGCAGACTCGCCTGACTTATTCTTACGCTTAACAGCCAATGAATTTTGGGAATTAATCGCCTCCTCTTATGATCTGACTAGCTCTGACTTGGAGGCTAGTCTAGCTAGGCTATTGAGCGTTTTTGATTTTGCTGAAAATCGCTATCAGGTTATTGAAACACTTTCTCACGGAATGCGTCAGAAAGTCTTTGTCATCGGAGCACTCTTGTCTGATCCTGATATTTGGGTCTTGGACGAACCCTTGACTGGTTTGGATCCCCAGGCTGCCTTTGATTTGAAGCAGATGATGAAGGAACATGCACAAAAAGGGAAGACGGTCTTGTTTTCAACTCATGTCCTAGAGGTAGCCGAGCAAGTCTGTGATCGGATTGCCATTTTGAAAAAGGGGCATTTGATTTATTGTGGTAGCGTAGAGGACTTGAGAAAAGACCATCCAGACCAGTCTTTGGAAAGTATATACCTTAGTCTTGCTGGTAGAAAAGAGGAGGTTTCAGATGCGTCTCAAGGTCATTAA
- a CDS encoding class I SAM-dependent rRNA methyltransferase, giving the protein MNRIRVSKRVEKKLAKGLVLLEASDLENVNLKDQEVEVHSQDGTFLGTAYLSQQNKGLGWFVSKDKVTFNQAFFETLFRQAKEKRKAYYQDDLTTAFRLFNQEGDGFGGLTVDLYGDYAVFSWYNSYVYQIRKTISEAFRQVFPEVLGTYEKIRFKGLDYESAHVYGQEAPDFFTVLENGVLYQVFMNDGLMTGIFLDQHEVRGSLVDGLAMGKSLLNMFSYTAAFSVAAAMGGASQTTSVDLAKRSRELSQAHFQANGLSTDDHRFIVMDVFEYFKYAKRKCLTYDVIVLDPPSFARNKKQTFSVAKDYHKLISQSLEILNPGGIIIASTNAANVSRQKFTEQIDKGFAGRNYQILNKYGLPADFAYNKKDESSNYLKVISMKVSK; this is encoded by the coding sequence ATGAATAGAATAAGAGTCAGCAAGCGGGTTGAAAAAAAGCTTGCCAAAGGTCTGGTTTTGCTAGAAGCCAGCGATCTTGAGAATGTCAATCTCAAGGATCAGGAAGTAGAAGTCCATAGTCAAGATGGAACCTTTCTTGGGACTGCCTACCTTTCCCAACAAAATAAGGGCCTGGGCTGGTTTGTTAGCAAAGACAAGGTGACCTTCAATCAAGCTTTCTTTGAAACGCTATTTAGACAAGCTAAAGAAAAGAGAAAAGCCTACTATCAAGATGATTTGACAACTGCCTTTCGTCTCTTTAACCAAGAGGGAGATGGCTTTGGTGGTCTGACAGTGGACCTTTATGGCGACTATGCTGTCTTTTCTTGGTATAACTCTTATGTTTATCAGATTCGTAAGACTATATCAGAAGCCTTTAGACAGGTTTTTCCTGAGGTCTTAGGGACCTATGAGAAGATCCGCTTTAAGGGTTTGGACTATGAATCAGCCCATGTTTATGGTCAAGAAGCACCTGACTTTTTCACTGTTCTGGAAAATGGTGTTCTGTATCAAGTCTTTATGAATGATGGCTTGATGACAGGGATTTTCCTAGACCAGCACGAGGTTCGTGGTAGCTTGGTTGACGGTTTGGCTATGGGCAAATCCTTGCTCAATATGTTTTCCTACACAGCAGCCTTTTCAGTAGCTGCGGCTATGGGAGGAGCAAGTCAGACAACTTCTGTTGACCTAGCCAAACGTTCACGAGAATTGTCTCAAGCGCATTTTCAGGCAAATGGGCTCAGCACAGATGACCATCGTTTTATAGTCATGGACGTCTTTGAGTATTTCAAATATGCCAAACGCAAATGCCTGACCTACGATGTGATTGTCCTAGATCCGCCTAGCTTTGCTCGGAACAAAAAACAAACGTTCTCTGTGGCCAAGGATTATCACAAGTTGATATCCCAGAGTCTTGAGATTTTAAATCCGGGCGGTATTATTATTGCTAGCACCAATGCTGCCAATGTATCCCGCCAGAAATTTACAGAACAAATTGATAAAGGCTTTGCAGGAAGAAATTACCAGATTTTAAATAAATACGGTCTTCCAGCGGATTTCGCCTATAATAAAAAAGATGAAAGTAGTAATTACCTCAAGGTGATTAGTATGAAGGTTAGTAAATGA
- the aroD gene encoding type I 3-dehydroquinate dehydratase yields the protein MKLIVSVMPRSLEEAQALDATRYLDADIIEWRADYLPKEAILQVAPAIFEKFAGRELVFTLRTRSEGGEIDLSPEEYIHLIKEVAQLYQPDYIDFEYYSYKDVFEEMLDFPNLVLSYHNFQETPENMMEILSELTSLNPKLVKVAVMAHTEQDVLDLMNYTRGFKTLNPEQEYVTISMGKVGKVSRITADVTGSSWSFASLDEASAPGQISLANMKKIREILDEA from the coding sequence ATGAAATTAATCGTTTCAGTAATGCCAAGAAGTTTAGAGGAGGCTCAGGCTCTGGATGCCACAAGGTATCTGGATGCCGACATCATTGAATGGCGTGCCGACTATCTGCCTAAGGAAGCGATTTTGCAGGTGGCTCCAGCTATTTTTGAAAAATTCGCAGGCCGTGAGTTGGTTTTTACATTGCGAACTCGCTCTGAAGGGGGAGAAATCGACCTTTCTCCAGAAGAATATATCCATCTAATCAAGGAAGTGGCGCAACTCTATCAACCAGACTATATTGATTTTGAGTACTATAGCTACAAGGATGTTTTTGAGGAAATGCTGGACTTTCCAAATCTCGTTTTGAGTTACCATAATTTCCAAGAAACACCTGAAAACATGATGGAAATCTTGTCAGAGTTGACGAGCCTAAATCCAAAACTTGTTAAGGTTGCGGTGATGGCTCATACGGAGCAGGATGTCTTAGACTTGATGAACTATACACGAGGCTTTAAAACCCTCAATCCTGAACAGGAATATGTGACCATTTCTATGGGCAAGGTGGGCAAGGTTTCTCGTATCACTGCGGATGTGACAGGTTCTAGCTGGTCTTTTGCCAGTCTGGATGAGGCTAGTGCCCCAGGGCAGATTTCCTTAGCTAACATGAAAAAAATCAGGGAGATTTTGGATGAAGCTTGA
- a CDS encoding shikimate dehydrogenase: MKLDGYTRLAAVVANPIKHSISPFIHNRAFGETATNGVYVAWEIEASDLAETVANIRRYQMFGINLSMPYKEQVIPYLDELSDEARLIGAVNTVVNENGNLIGYNTDGKGFFKSLPSFTISGKKMTLLGAGGAAKSILAQAILDGVSQISVFVRSVSMEKTRPYLDKLQEQTGFKVDLYALEDVPELQARIAESDLLVNATSVGMDGQSSPVPENIVLSETLLVADIIYQPFETPFLKWARSQGNSAVNGLGMLLYQAAEAFQLWTGREMPTEEIWQSLTEKYQ, encoded by the coding sequence ATGAAGCTTGATGGCTATACACGTTTAGCTGCCGTTGTTGCCAATCCTATTAAGCATTCGATTTCCCCCTTTATTCACAATAGGGCCTTTGGGGAGACAGCTACCAATGGTGTTTATGTGGCTTGGGAGATTGAAGCGAGTGACTTGGCAGAAACAGTGGCTAATATTCGTCGCTACCAGATGTTTGGTATCAACCTATCCATGCCCTATAAGGAGCAAGTGATTCCTTATTTGGATGAGCTGAGTGACGAAGCGCGCTTGATTGGTGCGGTTAATACGGTTGTCAATGAAAATGGCAATTTAATTGGATATAATACAGATGGCAAGGGATTTTTTAAGAGCTTGCCTTCTTTTACAATTTCAGGTAAAAAGATGACCCTGCTGGGTGCAGGTGGTGCGGCCAAGTCTATCTTGGCACAAGCTATTTTGGATGGTGTCAGTCAGATTTCTGTCTTTGTTCGTTCAGTTTCTATGGAAAAAACAAGACCTTATCTAGACAAGTTACAGGAGCAGACAGGCTTTAAAGTGGATTTGTATGCTTTAGAAGATGTTCCTGAACTGCAAGCAAGGATTGCTGAGTCTGATTTACTGGTCAATGCCACCAGTGTGGGCATGGATGGTCAATCATCTCCAGTTCCTGAAAACATTGTTCTATCAGAAACTCTCTTAGTAGCAGATATCATTTACCAACCATTTGAAACACCATTTTTAAAATGGGCCAGAAGTCAGGGTAATTCAGCCGTCAATGGTCTGGGAATGTTGCTCTATCAAGCTGCAGAAGCTTTTCAACTGTGGACAGGCAGGGAAATGCCGACAGAAGAAATTTGGCAGTCCTTAACAGAAAAATACCAATAA
- the aroB gene encoding 3-dehydroquinate synthase: MKIRIDIPHHPYDIQIEKGCLAQAGQWLRELWQPQKVVIVTDNHVASLYAEKVKLSLEDAGFQVAVFDFLEGEERKNLTTVQKVYEFLVKQGLTRSDGIVALGGGVVGDLAGFVASTYMRGIHFVQIPTSLTAQVDSSIGGKTGVNTPFAKNMVGTFAQPDGVLIDPLVLETLGKRELIEGMGEVIKYGLIEDPVLWALLTELDGSVESILEHAETLIEHSCQVKRKMVVEDELDNGVRLYLNFGHTIGHAIEATAGYGKVMHGEAVAMGMVQISKVAEEKGLMPAGITQSITEMCQKFGLPVDYENWDVDKLYQALTHDKKARGNTLKLVLVPELGSATIHSVSLEEMKDYLVK; encoded by the coding sequence ATGAAAATCAGAATCGATATTCCTCATCATCCTTATGATATTCAGATTGAAAAAGGCTGTCTGGCTCAGGCTGGTCAATGGTTGCGAGAACTCTGGCAACCACAAAAGGTAGTCATTGTGACAGATAACCATGTAGCTTCTCTTTATGCAGAGAAGGTCAAGCTCAGCCTAGAAGATGCTGGTTTTCAGGTAGCTGTTTTTGACTTTTTAGAAGGGGAAGAAAGAAAGAATTTAACCACTGTCCAGAAAGTCTATGAATTTCTAGTTAAGCAGGGGTTGACTCGTAGCGATGGAATCGTGGCTCTTGGTGGCGGTGTCGTTGGGGACCTGGCTGGCTTTGTAGCCTCTACCTATATGCGGGGTATTCATTTTGTTCAGATACCGACTAGCTTGACAGCCCAGGTGGATTCTTCTATCGGCGGAAAGACGGGTGTTAATACTCCATTTGCTAAAAATATGGTGGGGACCTTTGCCCAACCAGATGGGGTTCTGATTGACCCGCTTGTCCTTGAAACGCTCGGAAAAAGAGAGTTGATTGAAGGAATGGGTGAGGTTATTAAGTACGGCTTGATTGAGGATCCAGTACTTTGGGCTCTCTTGACGGAGCTAGATGGTTCTGTAGAGAGCATTCTGGAACATGCAGAGACTTTGATTGAACATTCTTGCCAGGTTAAGCGTAAGATGGTAGTTGAGGATGAGTTGGACAATGGTGTACGCCTTTACCTCAACTTTGGCCACACTATTGGTCATGCCATCGAAGCAACGGCTGGTTATGGCAAGGTCATGCATGGAGAAGCTGTGGCCATGGGCATGGTGCAGATTTCCAAGGTGGCTGAGGAAAAAGGCCTCATGCCAGCTGGCATTACACAGTCCATCACAGAAATGTGTCAGAAATTTGGCTTGCCTGTTGATTATGAAAACTGGGATGTTGACAAGCTTTATCAGGCTTTGACTCATGATAAGAAGGCGCGTGGCAATACCTTGAAATTGGTCTTGGTGCCAGAGCTTGGTTCAGCGACCATTCACTCAGTTTCTCTGGAAGAGATGAAAGACTACTTGGTAAAATAA
- the aroC gene encoding chorismate synthase — translation MRYLTAGESHGPRLTAIIEGIPAGLPLTAEDINEDLKRRQGGYGRGGRMKIESDQVVFTSGVRHGKTTGAPITMDVINKDHQKWLDIMSAEDIEDRLKSKRKITHPRPGHADLVGGIKYRFDDLRNSLERSSARETTMRVAVGAVAKRLLAELDMEIANHVVVFGGKEIDVPENLTVSEIKERAAQSEVSIVNQEREQEIKDYIDQIKRDGDTIGGVVETVVGGVPVGLGSYVQWDRKLDARLAQAVVSINAFKGVEFGLGFEAGYRKGSQVMDEILWSKEDGYTRRTNNLGGFEGGMTNGQPIVVRGVMKPIPTLYKPLMSVDIETHEPYKATVERSDPTALPAAGVVMEAVVATILAQEILEKFSSDNLEELKEAVAQHRDYTKNY, via the coding sequence ATGAGATATTTAACTGCAGGAGAATCACACGGTCCCCGTCTGACAGCTATCATTGAGGGAATTCCAGCTGGACTTCCTTTGACAGCTGAGGATATCAATGAGGATTTGAAACGTCGTCAGGGTGGATACGGCCGCGGTGGCCGTATGAAGATTGAGAGTGACCAGGTTGTCTTCACTTCGGGTGTTCGCCACGGGAAGACGACTGGGGCTCCTATTACCATGGATGTCATCAATAAGGACCATCAGAAATGGCTGGATATCATGTCTGCTGAGGACATTGAAGACCGCCTTAAAAGCAAACGAAAAATCACCCATCCTCGTCCCGGTCATGCCGATTTAGTTGGGGGGATCAAGTACCGTTTTGACGATTTGCGAAATTCCTTGGAACGCTCATCAGCTCGTGAAACCACCATGCGGGTAGCAGTTGGGGCAGTAGCCAAACGCCTCTTGGCTGAGCTGGATATGGAGATTGCCAACCATGTCGTTGTCTTTGGTGGCAAGGAAATCGATGTTCCTGAGAATCTCACAGTTTCTGAGATTAAGGAACGAGCTGCCCAGTCTGAAGTTTCTATTGTCAACCAAGAACGAGAACAGGAAATCAAGGACTATATTGACCAAATTAAACGTGACGGTGATACCATCGGTGGAGTTGTCGAGACAGTCGTCGGAGGTGTTCCAGTCGGCCTAGGTTCCTATGTCCAATGGGACAGAAAATTGGATGCGCGATTGGCCCAAGCAGTTGTTTCTATCAATGCCTTTAAAGGGGTGGAATTTGGTCTTGGCTTTGAAGCTGGTTACCGTAAAGGCAGCCAAGTTATGGATGAAATTCTCTGGTCTAAAGAAGACGGCTATACTCGTCGTACTAACAATCTTGGCGGTTTTGAAGGTGGTATGACTAATGGGCAACCGATCGTTGTTCGTGGTGTCATGAAACCCATTCCTACTCTTTATAAGCCTCTTATGAGTGTGGATATCGAAACCCATGAACCCTACAAGGCAACTGTGGAGAGAAGTGATCCGACTGCTCTTCCAGCAGCAGGTGTGGTCATGGAAGCTGTTGTGGCAACGATTCTGGCACAAGAAATCCTTGAAAAATTCTCATCAGATAATCTTGAGGAACTAAAAGAAGCGGTAGCCCAACACCGAGACTATACAAAGAACTATTAA
- a CDS encoding prephenate dehydrogenase gives MAKTVYIAGLGLIGASMALGIKRGHPDYEILGYNRSQASRDIALKEGMIDRATDDFASFAPLADIIILSLPIKQTIAFIKELANLDLKEGVIISDAGSTKSAIVDTAENYLASKSIRFVGAHPMAGSHKTGAASADVNLFENAYYIFTPSSLTSQDTLEEMKDLLSGLHARFIEIDAKEHDRVTSQISHFPHILASSLMEQTAVYAQEHEMARRFAAGGFRDMTRIAESEPGMWTSILLSNRETILERIEDFKERLDEVGQAISKGNEEQIWNFFNQAREQRQAMEIHKRGGVDSSYDLYVDVPDEEDVILRILELLRGTSLVNIHINEENREDIHGILQISFKNAQDLERAEHLITENTDYTVVIK, from the coding sequence ATGGCAAAAACAGTCTATATCGCAGGTCTTGGATTGATTGGAGCCTCGATGGCACTTGGTATCAAACGCGGTCATCCAGATTATGAAATTTTAGGTTATAATCGCAGTCAAGCTTCGAGAGATATCGCCTTGAAAGAAGGCATGATTGACCGTGCAACGGATGATTTTGCCAGTTTTGCTCCTTTGGCAGATATCATCATTCTCAGCTTGCCAATCAAACAAACCATTGCTTTCATTAAGGAATTGGCCAACTTGGACTTGAAAGAAGGGGTCATTATTTCAGATGCTGGTTCAACCAAGTCAGCCATTGTGGATACGGCGGAGAACTATTTGGCTAGCAAGTCGATTCGTTTTGTAGGAGCCCATCCTATGGCTGGTAGTCACAAGACAGGGGCTGCTTCTGCAGATGTCAATCTCTTTGAAAATGCCTATTATATCTTTACACCTTCGAGCCTGACAAGTCAGGACACGCTTGAGGAAATGAAGGACTTGCTTTCAGGTCTTCATGCTCGCTTTATCGAGATTGATGCCAAGGAGCATGATCGGGTAACTTCTCAGATTAGCCATTTTCCTCATATTCTGGCTTCTAGTCTCATGGAACAGACCGCGGTCTATGCTCAAGAACATGAGATGGCAAGACGCTTTGCGGCAGGTGGTTTTCGAGATATGACCCGAATTGCAGAAAGCGAGCCAGGTATGTGGACTTCTATTCTATTGTCCAATCGTGAGACTATCCTAGAGAGAATTGAGGATTTCAAGGAACGTTTAGATGAGGTTGGTCAGGCTATCAGCAAGGGAAATGAGGAGCAGATTTGGAACTTTTTCAACCAAGCGCGTGAGCAACGTCAGGCCATGGAAATTCATAAGCGTGGTGGAGTGGACAGTTCTTACGACCTCTATGTTGACGTTCCCGATGAAGAAGATGTCATCCTGAGGATTTTGGAATTGCTACGAGGAACTTCCTTGGTCAATATTCATATCAACGAGGAAAACCGTGAGGATATTCACGGGATTCTACAAATTTCATTTAAAAACGCTCAAGACTTGGAAAGAGCTGAGCATCTCATAACAGAAAACACTGACTACACAGTTGTCATCAAATAA